GTTCTCACATTCTGGCAAATAAAAATCTTTTGCCTCTTTAGTAAGTGCTTCAAACTTGTTTACACTGTTTACTTTAACTGATTTAAGGAGTGTCTTACCCTCTTGTGCGACAGTTTTTCCATCTATTACTGTTTGTAAAACTCTGAACTCTTTTAAATCAGATACTAAAATAAAATCAGCACTATCTCCTACTCTTAAAGTCCCCACATCTAAGTTGTAGTGCTCTATAGGGTTGATGCAAGCCATCTCTAAAACATCAAATAAGTCGTGACCTAGAGAGATAGCACGCACTACCATCTCATTTATATGACCTTTGAGTAAATCGTCTGGATGCTTATCGTCACTACAAAACATCATATTTTCATGATGTTCATCTATAAGGCTGTGAAGTGCATCAAAGTTTTTTGCGGCTGAGCCCTCTCTGATGAGAATCTTCATTCCTTTTTGGAGCTTTTCTAAAGCCTCTTCATAGGTAAAGGCTTCATGATCAGTAGATATTCCAGCATCTATATAGATAGAGAGATCCTCTCCTCTAAGACCTGGAGCATGTCCATCTATGGGTTTACCCTCATTTTTTGCAGCAGCTATTTTTCCCATCATATCAGCATCATTAGCCAAGACTCCAGGGAAGTTCATCACTTCACTTAAAAACTTGATTTTTGGATTTTTGAGAAGTTTTGTAACAGCTTCTAGGTCTAAAATATCTCCACTTGTCTCAAAAGGAGTAGCAGGAACGCAAGGAGAGGCTCCAAAGTAGAACTTGAAGTTTGTTTTAGAAGCATTTTCCAGCATAAAGTCTACACCATCGAGTCCAAGAACATTCGCTATCTCATGGGGATCACTCACAGTAGCAACACTTCCATGAAGAGTGGCTAGCCGGGCAAACTCACTAGGAACTAACATAGAACTCTCTATATGAATATGCGAGTCAATGAATCCAGGAAGTATGTAGCTATAGCACTCCTCTTTAGTCTCTTTTATAGAAGTGATACGAGCATCTGTAACTTCAACTATGGAGGGTTTTATGGTTTTATTTCTAATGTCGATTAAATTTGCTTTTATAGTCATAATCTCTTTGCTCCCAACATCTCATTATCTTGATTATAATATATCCGAGCTTTGAATTTCTTATGAGCACTTCTAAAGAAAAAATAAACACATTTTGCTATAATGCACCAAATAATTTATAAAGATAGGAAAACTAGTGATTACATTAAAAGAAGCCCTAAAGTTGAGTAAAGAAGAACTAAGCAAATTTAAGCAAGAACTAAAAGCAAAGATAGATGCAAAGCCCGAGCTTAATGCTTATATAGATGTAAACAATGTAGGTGATGGTGTGCCTATCGCTATAAAAGACAATATCCAAGTAAAAGATTGGTCTGTTACCTCTGCTTCAAGCATACTTCAAGGCTACATCGCACCATATAATGCAACTGTGATTGAGAAGATGATGGAGGCAGGACTAAGTCCTTATGGGCGAACAAATATGGATGAGTTTGCTATGGGTTCAACTACTGAGTCGAGTTTTTATGGTAAAACTCAAAATCCTCATAGTTCACAAAGAGTTCCTGGTGGGAGTTCTGGTGGAAGTGCAGCTGCTGTTGGTGCTGGTTTAGCTATTGCAGCACTAGGAAGTGATACTGGTGGAAGTATTCGCCAACCGGCTAGCTATTGTGGCATCGTAGGGATGAAACCAACTTATGGAAGAGTTAGTCGTTATGGTTTAGGTGCTTATGCATCTAGTCTTGACCAAATTGGCCCAATGACACAAAATGTTGAAGATGCAGCGATTTTGTATGACATCATCAGTGGTCATGATAAGAAAGACTCTACAAGTATGGAGATGGATGATAAAGTTTCAGACAAGCTAGATGCAAACAAAAAACTAACTATTGCAATACTTCCAAAACATATAGATGGTGCTAGTGAGATAGTAAAAAAAGCTTATGAAAAAGCTATAGAAGCACTTAAAGCGGCTGGACATACAATAGTTGAACGTGAGCTAATGGATGCAAAGTTTGATATCTCTGCTTACTATATAACTGCAACTGCTGAGGCTGCTACAAACCTTGCAAGATATGATGGCATCAGATATGGCAACAGAGTTGAGGGTAAAAATCTTGAAGATACTTTTATCAAAACAAGAAGTCAAGGTTTTGGAGATGAAGTAAAGAGAAGAACCCTGCTTGGAAACTTTGTACTCTCTAGTGGATATTACGAAGCTTACTATGTAAAAGCTCAAAAAACAAGACATATGATAAAAGATCAATATGATGAGATTTTCAAAAGTGTAGACTTGATACTCTCACCTATAGCTCCATCTATCGCTCCAAAATTTGGAGAACTCTCAAATCCTATGGATATGTATCTTAGTGATTTATATACTATTAGTGTAAACTTAGCGGGTCTGCCTGCTCTTTCACTGCCAGTATTAAAATCCGATGATGGACTGCCAATAGGACTTCAACTTATAGCTAAAGCTTACGATGAGCAAACTCTTTTTGATGGCTCACTCTCTTTAGAAAAATATATAAACTATAACTCTTGAAGCATAAAGGATTAAAATCCTTTATGCTTCTTTAATCACAAAAAAGATATATTTCCAAAATTTAAATCAGTAGCTTATTTTCTCTTCAAGAAGGCATATATTTTGATAATAGTTAAACAATATTTTAGTAAAATGAAGGGGTTTGAGAAATCTCCTCCTAGAGAGCCATTCAAAAAAATTATTTGGTCATGGATTGGTGCTTTTTTTGGAATCTTTTTTGTCTCTTTTATCCCAGAGATGATGGATTTAGGGATCATAAATAGCCTATTTATTGTTGGATCTTTTGGTGCTTCTGCTGTACTTGTGTATGGTGCTCCGCAATCAGATTTTGCACAGCCTAGAA
The DNA window shown above is from Sulfurimonas hongkongensis and carries:
- the ade gene encoding adenine deaminase translates to MTIKANLIDIRNKTIKPSIVEVTDARITSIKETKEECYSYILPGFIDSHIHIESSMLVPSEFARLATLHGSVATVSDPHEIANVLGLDGVDFMLENASKTNFKFYFGASPCVPATPFETSGDILDLEAVTKLLKNPKIKFLSEVMNFPGVLANDADMMGKIAAAKNEGKPIDGHAPGLRGEDLSIYIDAGISTDHEAFTYEEALEKLQKGMKILIREGSAAKNFDALHSLIDEHHENMMFCSDDKHPDDLLKGHINEMVVRAISLGHDLFDVLEMACINPIEHYNLDVGTLRVGDSADFILVSDLKEFRVLQTVIDGKTVAQEGKTLLKSVKVNSVNKFEALTKEAKDFYLPECENMEVIQVVDHELITYEKILHKIDKDVLKIAVINRYENSAIKGIAHVKGFGLSVGAIASSVAHDSHNIIVVGCSDKAMAEAANLVLNAKGGISAVGKGESHLLRLGVGGIMSSEDAFEVASEYEAIDAFVKNTLNSTLSAPFMTLSFMALLVIPEIKLSDKGLFDGRSFHFIAPCKS
- the gatA gene encoding Asp-tRNA(Asn)/Glu-tRNA(Gln) amidotransferase subunit GatA; this translates as MITLKEALKLSKEELSKFKQELKAKIDAKPELNAYIDVNNVGDGVPIAIKDNIQVKDWSVTSASSILQGYIAPYNATVIEKMMEAGLSPYGRTNMDEFAMGSTTESSFYGKTQNPHSSQRVPGGSSGGSAAAVGAGLAIAALGSDTGGSIRQPASYCGIVGMKPTYGRVSRYGLGAYASSLDQIGPMTQNVEDAAILYDIISGHDKKDSTSMEMDDKVSDKLDANKKLTIAILPKHIDGASEIVKKAYEKAIEALKAAGHTIVERELMDAKFDISAYYITATAEAATNLARYDGIRYGNRVEGKNLEDTFIKTRSQGFGDEVKRRTLLGNFVLSSGYYEAYYVKAQKTRHMIKDQYDEIFKSVDLILSPIAPSIAPKFGELSNPMDMYLSDLYTISVNLAGLPALSLPVLKSDDGLPIGLQLIAKAYDEQTLFDGSLSLEKYINYNS